The nucleotide sequence GCGCTGATAGGTGTCGCGCGCAAATGCGCTTTCGAACAGAAACAGTTCGGTCCGGTTCATCAGCGCGCGCTCCATCCGCGCATAGACGCCGCCCTTGAGCGTACCCGGTGGATAGTGCAGGGACCCGCCGTGCGGGGTGTAGACCCGGATCGCCTTCTTCGATTTGCCCTTCAAGCGCACGAAGGCACCGGCCTTCGCACCATGCCCGTGCAGCACATCCAGCTTGAGCGATCGGGCAAGCCGAAGGAAATGCAGGGACGTCACGCTATCGATGGGATGGGGCTCGCGGCGGATGGCAAGGCGATAGACACCGAGCTTGAGCTTGGGGCCGATCTCTTTTAGCGCGGCGTCTGCGCGCTCGCCGCCGGTGAGGCTGTCAGCCAGTATGCCGACTGCATGCCCGCGCTCGGCTTGCCCGACAGCAAGATCCAGAATGTGACGGAAAATCCCACCAACCGGCGCACGGACGGCGTGCAGAATGCGCAGCGGGGAATCAGGCGTGTCGGGCATCGTCAGAACCAGCGTTCGGCGACAACGACCGTGTCCCCGGGTTTCAGGAGCGTACCAGGCGGTACAACAGCCTGAGCGGTACCAGCTTCGCCCATCCGGGTTAATTTGATGCTGCTTCGCAAGGCGCGCGGCGTGAAGCCGCCGGCAATGGCGACTGCGCTCTCAATCGTCATGTTCGGGACATACGGATATTGGCCGGGCGCGGCGACTTCACCTAAAATGAAGAATGGCCGGTACGTTTCAACCTCCACCGCGACATATGGTTCGCGCAGATAGCCGTTCTTCAAGCGGGACGTGACTGCGGCGGCGAGTCCGTTCGGCGTCAGCCCCCGAGCCCGAACCGCGCCGATCAGCGGCATCGTGATCGAGCCGCCTGCATCAACCGCGTATGTGTTGGTAAGGCCTTCCTGACCGTAGACGACGATGCGTAGCCGATCACCGGCGTCGAGGCGATAGGGTTCGTCGTGAGCGGCGTAGCGGTAGATGGGAGGGGCCGGCGTTGTTGCGACACTCAGGGCACGTACGGGCTGGACCGGACCATAGGCAACCGCATCAAGACTGCCGTTGTCGATAACCGCCACCGGCGCAGCCGTCCGCATGCAGCCCGACACCACGAGCGCAAGGAGAAGACAGGCGAGGCGCGCGCGGCTGCGCTGCATGGGAAAATCCAAGTAAGTATAGATTCTGATTAAGGACTTTCATGGTTAATAAAGCGTAACGCGCGTGCTGCATTGCAGCCAAAACCAAGCTCGCGAGCGCTGCGATTAACCCGGCAGCAACCTTAATAGACTGTAATCGCGCCGGAGAAGACCAGCATTCGATTCAGTGCAGTAGCGTTCGGTGGAGAGTGTTCGATGCGTTTTTCGTTGTGGCATGACTGGATGAGCAAGATGCCGTTCCGGGCCACGGCTGATGTCGCGCCGGATTCTGCGCCAGTCGTCGCCACACCCACACCTGCGCTTACGCCTGTGGCGCTGGCCGCCAGTCCCGAACTTGGCGACATCGATCTCCGTGCCATCTGGGAGGCGCTGGTCCGCAAGCGGATGTGGATTATTGTGCCCACCGCGCTCGCGTTCGCGCTGTCGCTGTTTGCCGTCAACATGATCACGCCGCGATACAAGTCCGAGGCACGCATCCTGATTGACGGACGGGAGAACGTCTTCCTGCGCCCGAATAGCGAGCGCTCGGAAGACCGCGGCAGCCTCGATGCCGAAGCAGTGACCAGTCAGGTTCAGTTGTTGCTGTCGCGCGATCTTGCTCGCGAAGTGATCAAGGCGAACAAGCTCGCCGAACTGCCTGAGTTTGATCCGGTGCTGCGTGGCATTTCGCCGCTCAAGACGCTTCTTGGTCTGTTCGGCCTCGGCCGCGATCCTTTCAAGATGACGCCCGAGGAGCGCGTGCTGGAGGCGTACTACGATCGGCTGACAGCCTTTGCGGTCGACAAGTCGCGCGTGATGGTGATCGAATTTCAATCGCGCGATCCGGAACTCGCTGCGCGTGTCACCAATTCCATCGCCGATGGCTATCTGGTGCTTCAGCAGGCGGCGCGGCAAAATCAGGCGAAGGCCGCCTCGCAGTGGCTGCTGGTCGAGATCGAGAGTCTGCGCAAGAAGGTCGCGGATGCCGAGGCGCGGGTCGAGGAATTTCGCTCCAAATCCAATCTCTTCGTCGGCACCAACAACACCACACTGTCGAACCAGCAACTCGGCGAGTTGAACACCCAGCTCAACAGTGCACGGGCGCTGAAGTCCGATGCTGAATCGAAATCACGTTTGATCCGCGAAATGCTTCAGAGCGGCAAGCCGATCGAGGCATCCGAAGTTCTCAATTCCGAACTGGTGCGCCGTCTGTCGGAGCAGCGCGTCACCCTTCGGGCGCAACTGGCGGAGCAATCATCGACGTTGCTCGGTGGGCACCCGCGCATCAAGGAATTGAAGGCACAGATACTGGATATCGATCGCCAAATCCGCGAGGAGGCTAGCAAGATTTCCCGTTCGCTGGAAAACGATGCCCGGATCGCCAGCGCTCGAGCCGACGGCCTCAACGGAAGCCTGGACCAGCTGAAGCGTCAGGCGACATCGACCAATGGTCAGGATGTCCAGTTGCGGGCCTATGAGCGCGAGGCGAAGGCGCAGCGCGACCTGCTGGAATCGTATCTTGCGAAGTATCGCGAGGCGACCACCCGCGAGAACATCGACGCTGTCCCGGCCGACGGCAGGATCATTTCCCGAGCCATCGTGTCGAATACGCCTGCATTTCCGAAAAAGCTTCCGACCGTGCTGATAGCGACCTTGGCGATGCTGATGCTGACCGGCGGTTACATTGCCACGGGAGAACTGTTGCGCATGACGGTGCCGCGCCCGGTTGCCGCCGTGCGGGCCCCGATGGCGCCCTTACGTGATACGCATCCGCAAATGCCGGCGGGTATCATCGAAATCGAACGTCTGGTCGCGATGCTGCGTCAGGGTGGTGACGCTTCTCGAAAAGTCACCGTCATCGGCGCCCATCAGGATGAAAGCGTGACATTGGTTGCGCTGACGCTGGCGCGGCTGCTGTCGCGAAGCTCGAAAGTCGTGCTGGTCGATCTTGCAATGGCGTCCCCGACGCTGGCCGCGGTGTCCACCGACCCGGCGTCGCCCGGACTGACGGAGTTGATGCAGGGTTCAGCTTCGTTCAGCGAAATCATCACCAAGGATCGTCTGTCCGGCGTTCATATTGTCGGTGCGGGGCGCGAAACCTCCCAGCGCCAGCTGCTGCAGCTACCGAGGATCAACCTCGCGATCGATGCGCTGTCGCGGGCTTATGACTTTGTCGTGCTGGATGCGGGCACTGCGACAGACCTGCCTGCGAGTGTCATCGCTGCGCAGGCTCATGCCGTCATCATCCCCGATCCGGCGATAACTGCGTCCGCGCGCGATGTGATGAAAAGTCAGTTGCTCGCGTCAGGCTTTATCGGCGTGACCATTCTCGATACGCCTTTGAAGGCAATGGACCTCGGCACGCCGGGCGAACGGGTCGCGGCGGCCTGAGCTTTCGCGTCGGGATTACGATGAGCGCGAGATGGCGTTGCGCAGAAGTTGCGCCATATGCATGAGCGCGGGATTATGTTTCACAAGCCGTTTGGCGTGGGTCAGCGACGACATGCCGAGCGCCGCGAACTTGCCTCGCGCGGTCAGCGGAATAAAGGCATCCGATAGCGGTTCGTCGTCCTTGCAGAACGTCATCTTGTACTCGTCCGACCCGACGCCGAAATCGAGCGAGCTGTAGCCGAGATCGCCGAAGTGATCGATCATGTAGCGCAGCAGGATCAGGCCGGGGCTGTAGCGAGCATTCTCAGAGATCGTATACGTGTTGAACATGGTTGAAAACCGCTCGCCGTCCGCCACGCAGGCGAAGATCGAAATCAATTCTGCTTCGCATTCCAGTGCGTGAAGCTCGATGGCGCGTCCGCCGTTCGGAAGCTTTGCCATGCACGCGTCACGAACGAACGCCTTGGTGGCTGGATCGGAAAAGATGTCCGGCAATTTTGAAAGCGCCATTCGCTGCGGCTTGATGACAAAGAAGCTGTCCAGCAGGCGGTTGATGTCGTCGTCGATCGTTGCGACGAAATAGCGATAGCCCGGAAGGGCCTGGAGCTTGCGCTCCTTGTTGCGCAATCGCCGCCTTGTTGACGTGCTGACGCGTTCTTCCGGCTTGCAACCGGGAACCATGGTCATCATGGGGCAGGGATTGGTCGACGGCTGCGCGGCAAGCGATGACAGCGGGTTAGCGATATTGCGCCATCGTTTCGGCTGCTGCGTGAAGGCCAGCACGTCGACGCCATCCGGCTGCATGCGAATGGCCGCGATCAGCGCGTTGAGTTCGGCTGCAGAGATTGTTTCCGCGAAATCGCGACGCCACAGCGCCATGTTGAACGTCGGATGCTTGCCGCCCATGAAGCGGGCGACTTTCGCACCGTTCTCTCGGTAGATAATGAGCGGGAGCAGCAGCAGCGGCTGATTGTTCGCATCGCTGGCAACGACGACGAAGGGTGCGGCGCCTTCATGCTTGCCAACGCTTTGCTGCCAGGCATCGAGAAGCTCGAAGCGCTGATAGGGGGTAGCGAGAAAATCGGCTCCTTCGAACGCTCTCCAACTCGTCTCGGCCGCAGCCATGTCGCGAATGACATCGACGCGCGCGATACGGCCCGCAACGGGATACGCCGGAGAGTTTGCGTCGGAGCCGTGAAGTTCTGCAGCCATGGCCATCAGAGGACCTGAATTCTTGGGCATTTCGAGATTTGCGGCTTTGGCCG is from Afipia massiliensis and encodes:
- a CDS encoding polysaccharide biosynthesis/export family protein, with the translated sequence MQRSRARLACLLLALVVSGCMRTAAPVAVIDNGSLDAVAYGPVQPVRALSVATTPAPPIYRYAAHDEPYRLDAGDRLRIVVYGQEGLTNTYAVDAGGSITMPLIGAVRARGLTPNGLAAAVTSRLKNGYLREPYVAVEVETYRPFFILGEVAAPGQYPYVPNMTIESAVAIAGGFTPRALRSSIKLTRMGEAGTAQAVVPPGTLLKPGDTVVVAERWF
- a CDS encoding GNAT family N-acetyltransferase → MAMAAELHGSDANSPAYPVAGRIARVDVIRDMAAAETSWRAFEGADFLATPYQRFELLDAWQQSVGKHEGAAPFVVVASDANNQPLLLLPLIIYRENGAKVARFMGGKHPTFNMALWRRDFAETISAAELNALIAAIRMQPDGVDVLAFTQQPKRWRNIANPLSSLAAQPSTNPCPMMTMVPGCKPEERVSTSTRRRLRNKERKLQALPGYRYFVATIDDDINRLLDSFFVIKPQRMALSKLPDIFSDPATKAFVRDACMAKLPNGGRAIELHALECEAELISIFACVADGERFSTMFNTYTISENARYSPGLILLRYMIDHFGDLGYSSLDFGVGSDEYKMTFCKDDEPLSDAFIPLTARGKFAALGMSSLTHAKRLVKHNPALMHMAQLLRNAISRSS
- a CDS encoding GumC family protein, encoding MRFSLWHDWMSKMPFRATADVAPDSAPVVATPTPALTPVALAASPELGDIDLRAIWEALVRKRMWIIVPTALAFALSLFAVNMITPRYKSEARILIDGRENVFLRPNSERSEDRGSLDAEAVTSQVQLLLSRDLAREVIKANKLAELPEFDPVLRGISPLKTLLGLFGLGRDPFKMTPEERVLEAYYDRLTAFAVDKSRVMVIEFQSRDPELAARVTNSIADGYLVLQQAARQNQAKAASQWLLVEIESLRKKVADAEARVEEFRSKSNLFVGTNNTTLSNQQLGELNTQLNSARALKSDAESKSRLIREMLQSGKPIEASEVLNSELVRRLSEQRVTLRAQLAEQSSTLLGGHPRIKELKAQILDIDRQIREEASKISRSLENDARIASARADGLNGSLDQLKRQATSTNGQDVQLRAYEREAKAQRDLLESYLAKYREATTRENIDAVPADGRIISRAIVSNTPAFPKKLPTVLIATLAMLMLTGGYIATGELLRMTVPRPVAAVRAPMAPLRDTHPQMPAGIIEIERLVAMLRQGGDASRKVTVIGAHQDESVTLVALTLARLLSRSSKVVLVDLAMASPTLAAVSTDPASPGLTELMQGSASFSEIITKDRLSGVHIVGAGRETSQRQLLQLPRINLAIDALSRAYDFVVLDAGTATDLPASVIAAQAHAVIIPDPAITASARDVMKSQLLASGFIGVTILDTPLKAMDLGTPGERVAAA